From a region of the Panicum virgatum strain AP13 chromosome 2K, P.virgatum_v5, whole genome shotgun sequence genome:
- the LOC120694610 gene encoding transcription factor MYB4-like: MARRTSGPKKKLRRGLWSPEEDEKLMNHIAKYGHGCWSSVPKLAGLERCGKSCRLRWINYLRPDLKRGAFSQEEEDLIIHLHSMLGNKWSQIAAQLPGRTDNEVKNFWNSYIKKKLCQRGIDPATHKPLPEASSGRGGAAAAASRARTAVFSDAELIMSSSAEGKHMPPPPVTAAESYVYSRSISADGGASDGSLQSLSGYHQTGDLAAAYLQDPADALPPCGPSGVPAVVLPSASSSSTLNSMGGLSPAATTTTGTDEQCNNNSSSGGNGSFELSTQQSCSASHLPWLELGTSGYANGGGAAVDHYGAALDELKWSDYVFDGYGGGGQYQHGQCIYGDDSKDAVQFVDASGLAGSSWCLN; this comes from the exons ATGGCGAGGCGGACGAGCGGCCCCAAGAAGAAGCTGAGGAGGGGCCTCTGGTCGCCGGAGGAGGATGAGAAGCTGATGAACCACATTGCCAAGTATGGCCATGGCTGCTGGAGTTCCGTCCCCAAGCTAGCAG GCCTTGAGAGGTGTGGGAAGAGCTGCAGGCTGAGGTGGATCAACTACCTCAGGCCGGACCTCAAGAGGGGTGCATTCTCGCAGGAAGAGGAGGACCTCATCATCCATCTCCACTCCATGCTGGGCAACAA GTGGTCTCAGATTGCAGCGCAGCTGCCGGGGCGGACGGACAACGAGGTCAAGAACTTCTGGAACTCGTACATCAAGAAGAAGCTCTGCCAGCGCGGCATCGACCCGGCCACCCACAAGCCGCTGCCCGAGGCCAGCAGCGgccgcgggggcgccgccgcagctgccagCCGCGCGCGAACGGCGGTGTTCAGCGACGCCGAGCTCATCATGTCGTCGTCGGCGGAGGGCAAgcacatgccgccgccgccagtgaCGGCGGCGGAGAGCTACGTGTACAGCCGCAGCATcagcgccgacggcggcgcgagcgacGGCTCCCTGCAGTCGTTGTCGGGGTACCACCAGACTGGGGACTTGGCGGCGGCCTACCTGCAGGATCCCGCGGACGCGCTGCCGCCGTGCGGCCCCTCCGGTGTCCCGGCGGTCGTTCTGCCGTCGGCGTCGAGCTCCAGCACGCTGAACTCGATGGGTGGCCTAAGCCccgcggccaccaccaccacgggaACCGACGAACAGTGCAACAACAACAGTAGCAGCGGCGGCAACGGGTCGTTCGAGCTGTCGACGCAGCAGAGCTGCAGCGCCAGCCACCTGCCGTGGCTGGAGCTGGGCACGAGCGGCTacgcgaacggcggcggcgccgccgtggaccacTACGGCGCGGCGCTGGACGAGCTCAAGTGGTCCGACTACGTGTTCgacggctacggcggcggcgggcagtaCCAGCACGGACAGTGCATCTACGGCGACGACAGCAAGGACGCCGTGCAGTTCGTCGACGCCAGCGGGCTCGCCGGCAGCAGTTGGTGCTTGAATTGA